A DNA window from Pseudarthrobacter sp. W1I19 contains the following coding sequences:
- a CDS encoding RNA polymerase-binding protein RbpA — translation MSDRSLRGMRLGAQSMETESGVEPAPRQRVEYRCEDGEQVFVTFSSEAEIPPVWVSKTGKEALLVDGERPDTSNDKAVRTHWDMLLERRSLPELEQILEDRLTILRERRGERRSA, via the coding sequence ATGAGCGATCGCAGCCTGCGGGGCATGCGCCTAGGCGCGCAGAGCATGGAGACCGAGTCCGGAGTCGAGCCGGCTCCGCGCCAGCGCGTCGAATACCGGTGCGAAGACGGCGAGCAGGTCTTTGTCACCTTCTCCTCCGAAGCGGAGATTCCTCCGGTATGGGTTTCCAAGACCGGCAAGGAAGCGCTCCTGGTTGACGGCGAACGCCCGGACACCAGCAATGATAAAGCTGTCCGTACACACTGGGACATGCTGCTGGAACGCCGCTCCCTGCCGGAACTGGAGCAGATCCTCGAGGACCGCCTCACCATCCTGCGTGAACGCCGTGGAGAACGCCGCTCCGCGTAA
- a CDS encoding polyprenol monophosphomannose synthase — protein MRVLTIIPTYNELESLPITLQRLRAAVPASDVLVVDDNSPDGTGQLADGIAAEDSQVHVLHRKGKEGLGAAYIAGFKWGLDAGYDVLVEMDADGSHQPEQLPQLLEAIDQGADLAMGSRWVPGGSVVNWPLYRQAISRVGSTYARLMLGLKIKDVTGGYRAFRRTTLEKLNLDQVDSVGYGFQVDLAWRVSRMGLRIEERPITFVERELGASKMSGNIVVEAMINVTKWGLQARWNTLTRKAKARR, from the coding sequence GTGCGCGTCCTTACGATCATCCCTACCTACAACGAGCTGGAATCGCTGCCCATCACACTGCAGCGGCTCCGTGCAGCCGTCCCGGCCTCGGACGTGCTGGTAGTGGATGACAACAGCCCAGATGGCACCGGCCAGCTCGCCGACGGGATCGCCGCCGAGGACTCCCAGGTCCATGTCCTGCACCGCAAGGGCAAGGAAGGCCTGGGTGCCGCCTACATCGCCGGTTTCAAGTGGGGCCTGGACGCCGGATACGACGTGCTGGTGGAAATGGACGCCGATGGTTCCCACCAGCCCGAACAGTTGCCCCAGCTGCTGGAAGCTATTGACCAGGGCGCTGACCTGGCCATGGGTTCGCGCTGGGTCCCCGGCGGTAGCGTGGTGAACTGGCCCCTCTACCGGCAGGCCATCTCCCGGGTGGGCAGCACCTACGCCCGGCTGATGCTGGGCCTGAAGATCAAGGATGTTACCGGCGGCTACCGCGCCTTCCGCAGGACCACGCTGGAAAAGCTGAACCTGGACCAGGTGGACTCGGTGGGCTACGGCTTCCAGGTGGACCTCGCCTGGCGGGTGTCCCGGATGGGGCTGCGGATTGAGGAACGCCCCATCACCTTCGTTGAGCGCGAACTCGGCGCCTCCAAAATGAGCGGCAACATCGTGGTCGAAGCCATGATCAACGTCACCAAATGGGGACTCCAGGCCCGCTGGAACACCCTCACCCGCAAGGCGAAGGCACGGCGGTAG
- a CDS encoding amidohydrolase: protein MPSPAPQPESGQKSRPVLYRNGSVYTAADPFATAMLVDGDTVAWVGSEQAASSIADNSMEIIDLRGALVAPGFIDSHIHLTETGMALDSLVLQGVSSARELLDSVAAAPGDGPVLGHGWDDTTWVDAALPSAEELERASGGRPVYLSRVDVHSALVSPSLAGAAALHGLDGYDGGARVTRAAHAAARQATRRLPDDVLRRHQERALAEAASHGYVALVEMGAPHIGGAEDLRVARTWNNLEGEGSPTPEVLPYWGELASSEEHARSILDQLGPGVRGLAGDLNIDGSIGSRTAALRSGYTDAGGETGSLYLSVEEAAAHLAACSLAGIQGGFHIIGDAGLDAALKALELAAGEVGEQRVRAAGHRFEHVEMVDAASVETLARFSVTVSAQPAFDAAWGGSGGLYEKRLGERSKTMNPFASLYSAGVPVCFGSDSPVTPLRPWSSVRACLEHHNEEQRISARAAFLGHTRAGWRAARYTNPMAGQLVPGAPASFAVWEVEELMVQVADGRVQSWSTDPRARTPLLPALDTGTDPVCLQTVRDGMELYSSPALRS from the coding sequence ATGCCCAGCCCTGCACCACAGCCCGAATCGGGCCAGAAGTCTCGACCAGTGCTCTACCGCAACGGATCCGTCTACACGGCAGCCGACCCCTTCGCCACGGCCATGCTGGTGGACGGTGACACGGTGGCCTGGGTGGGGTCGGAGCAGGCGGCATCCTCCATCGCCGACAACTCCATGGAAATCATCGACCTCCGCGGGGCCCTGGTGGCGCCGGGATTCATTGACTCCCATATACACCTGACGGAGACCGGCATGGCCCTGGACTCCCTGGTGCTGCAGGGCGTTTCCTCGGCCAGGGAACTCCTGGATTCGGTGGCCGCAGCCCCGGGTGACGGTCCTGTCCTTGGCCACGGCTGGGATGACACCACCTGGGTTGATGCTGCGCTGCCGAGCGCGGAGGAACTGGAACGCGCTTCGGGGGGACGGCCTGTCTACCTCTCCCGGGTGGACGTGCACTCCGCGCTGGTATCACCGTCGTTGGCGGGCGCCGCCGCCCTTCACGGCCTTGACGGGTACGACGGCGGCGCACGGGTCACCCGCGCAGCTCACGCAGCTGCCCGGCAAGCAACGCGCCGGCTCCCCGACGACGTCCTCCGCAGGCATCAGGAACGTGCGCTGGCGGAGGCCGCATCCCACGGCTACGTGGCCTTGGTGGAGATGGGCGCTCCGCACATTGGCGGCGCTGAGGACCTCCGGGTGGCCCGGACCTGGAACAACCTCGAGGGTGAGGGCAGCCCAACCCCTGAAGTTCTTCCGTACTGGGGCGAGCTGGCGTCGTCCGAAGAACACGCCCGCTCGATCCTTGACCAGCTGGGCCCAGGTGTCCGCGGCCTGGCAGGCGACCTCAATATCGATGGCTCCATCGGGTCCCGAACCGCAGCCCTGAGGTCCGGCTACACTGACGCCGGCGGTGAAACCGGCAGCCTGTACCTTAGCGTCGAGGAGGCGGCAGCCCATCTGGCGGCATGCTCGCTGGCCGGTATCCAGGGCGGGTTCCACATTATTGGTGACGCCGGACTGGACGCTGCCCTGAAGGCGCTGGAACTCGCGGCCGGCGAGGTGGGGGAGCAGCGGGTCAGGGCTGCCGGCCACCGGTTCGAACATGTGGAAATGGTTGACGCCGCCTCGGTGGAAACTTTGGCGCGCTTCTCAGTGACCGTCAGTGCCCAGCCTGCTTTTGATGCTGCCTGGGGTGGTTCCGGTGGTCTTTACGAGAAGCGGCTGGGGGAGCGGAGCAAAACCATGAACCCCTTTGCGAGCCTGTACTCGGCAGGTGTTCCGGTCTGCTTCGGCAGTGACAGCCCGGTGACACCATTGCGCCCATGGTCCAGCGTCCGGGCCTGCCTGGAACACCACAACGAGGAACAACGGATCTCTGCGCGTGCGGCGTTCCTGGGCCACACCCGGGCCGGATGGCGGGCGGCCAGGTATACCAACCCGATGGCGGGCCAGTTGGTACCTGGTGCTCCGGCGAGCTTCGCCGTCTGGGAGGTTGAGGAACTGATGGTCCAGGTGGCTGATGGCCGGGTCCAGTCGTGGAGCACCGACCCGCGGGCGCGGACACCCCTGCTGCCGGCGCTGGATACCGGTACGGATCCGGTATGCCTGCAGACGGTGCGCGACGGCATGGAGCTGTACTCCAGTCCAGCCCTGCGTTCCTGA